The Xanthobacter flavus genome includes a window with the following:
- a CDS encoding branched-chain amino acid ABC transporter permease — MNVLSQLIVSGIAVGMIYGVIAFSYQLTFATSKTLNFGQGEALMLGALVGLTTINFLIGQALGTLWAYLLMLPIVFAFGLAQGAVVEWLGVRQAVKAKSEAGWIMATIALGIIFRNLAENIWGRDALRFPSPLPEAALTIGPVRIQPMEIAIVIGALAIMLAVEIFNRRSIFGKAVVATANDRDAAGLMGIDTRRVITFSYALSSMTAAFAGVLIAPVTLTGATMGAVLGLKAFAVAIIGGLSSGMGVIVGGLILGITETLTGYYISTGYKDVPGLVLLLLVLSLKPSGLFGRATIKKV; from the coding sequence ATGAACGTCCTCTCGCAGCTCATCGTGAGCGGCATCGCCGTGGGCATGATCTACGGCGTCATCGCCTTCAGCTATCAGCTCACCTTCGCCACCTCGAAGACCCTGAACTTCGGCCAGGGCGAGGCCCTGATGCTGGGGGCGCTGGTGGGCCTCACCACCATCAATTTCCTCATCGGCCAGGCGCTCGGCACCCTGTGGGCCTACCTGCTCATGCTGCCCATCGTCTTCGCCTTCGGCCTCGCGCAGGGCGCGGTGGTGGAATGGCTCGGCGTGCGGCAGGCGGTGAAGGCGAAGTCGGAAGCCGGCTGGATCATGGCGACCATCGCGCTGGGCATCATCTTCCGCAATCTCGCCGAGAACATCTGGGGCCGCGACGCGCTGCGCTTCCCCTCCCCGCTGCCGGAGGCGGCGCTCACCATCGGCCCGGTGCGCATCCAGCCCATGGAGATCGCCATCGTCATCGGCGCGCTCGCCATCATGCTGGCGGTGGAAATCTTCAACCGGCGCTCCATCTTCGGCAAGGCCGTGGTGGCCACCGCCAATGACCGCGACGCGGCGGGCCTGATGGGCATCGACACGCGGCGCGTCATCACCTTCTCCTACGCGCTCTCCTCCATGACCGCGGCGTTCGCCGGCGTGCTCATCGCCCCCGTCACCCTCACCGGCGCCACCATGGGCGCGGTACTGGGGCTGAAGGCGTTCGCGGTGGCCATCATCGGCGGCCTGTCGAGCGGCATGGGCGTCATCGTCGGCGGCCTCATCCTCGGCATCACCGAGACGCTGACCGGCTACTACATCTCCACCGGCTACAAGGACGTGCCGGGCCTCGTGCTGCTGCTGCTGGTGCTCTCGCTGAAGCCCTCGGGCCTGTTCGGCCGCGCCACCATCAAGAAGGTCTGA
- a CDS encoding branched-chain amino acid ABC transporter ATP-binding protein/permease: protein MLARRLLSSTGSLLGLAVLVVLPFVVTSPYYLHLLVTIAIFSILLLGLDVVFGYTGEVSIGHAALFGIGAYTAGCLAMHFGIGFWPALPLAIVVACLFGVVLALPALRVTGPYLAMVTLAFGTIVQILINEMTDLTNGPLGIKLTTPLFIDLRWLGDTIPLFDMSLKRMKEVEYYYIAAIALVLTLIIINRILASHLGRAFEALRDSPIASDCMGVSVYKHKVLAFVISAGLAGLAGALFAYSEQYIAPNNFGFELSVQFLLAVTVGGRKSRLGPILGAVIIVFLPNLLSDIELFRYIAGTIALIAVIAGARVFVKDPENRVRNAIPVVLCLAFFVFSMLLQKITDYKLAVFGVMILFVVYYLPDGIVGFLKRAAAQLWPSLVQSHAVIHADTHGKAVTASHEGHSGVLLHVDNVVMQFGGLRALDQVSIEVKPGTIHGLIGPNGSGKSTMMNVLTGIYVPTAGAVRFKGQDMAGKTSSDIASEGIARTFQNVQLFAELTLIENVLVGLHHTYQATFAEVALGLPRIRREEKAARERAMSLLAFVGLSDLANEEARNLPYGKQRLLEIARALALDPALLLLDEPAAGLTAPDIKHLVEIIKKVRHAGLTIVLIEHHMDVVMGLCDTVTVLDFGQKIAEGKPAEVQANERVIEAYLGGAAAAAE, encoded by the coding sequence ATGCTCGCGCGCCGCCTCCTCTCCTCCACGGGGTCGCTCCTCGGCCTCGCGGTGCTCGTCGTGCTGCCGTTCGTGGTGACGAGCCCCTATTATCTCCACCTGCTGGTGACCATCGCCATCTTCTCGATCCTGCTGCTCGGGCTCGACGTGGTGTTCGGCTATACGGGCGAGGTGTCCATCGGCCATGCCGCGCTGTTCGGCATCGGCGCCTACACGGCCGGCTGCCTCGCCATGCATTTCGGCATCGGCTTCTGGCCGGCGCTGCCCTTGGCCATCGTCGTCGCCTGCCTGTTCGGCGTGGTGCTGGCGCTGCCGGCGCTGCGCGTCACCGGCCCCTATCTCGCCATGGTGACGCTGGCCTTCGGCACCATCGTGCAGATCCTCATCAACGAGATGACGGACCTCACCAACGGTCCCCTCGGCATCAAGCTGACGACGCCCCTCTTCATCGACCTCAGGTGGCTCGGCGACACCATTCCGCTGTTCGACATGTCGCTGAAGCGCATGAAGGAAGTGGAATATTACTACATCGCCGCCATCGCGCTGGTGCTCACCCTCATCATCATCAACCGCATCCTCGCCTCCCACCTCGGCCGGGCGTTCGAGGCGCTGCGCGACAGCCCCATCGCGTCCGATTGCATGGGCGTGTCGGTCTACAAGCACAAGGTGCTGGCCTTCGTGATCTCCGCCGGCCTCGCCGGCCTCGCGGGGGCGCTGTTCGCCTATTCGGAGCAGTATATCGCGCCGAACAATTTCGGCTTTGAGCTGTCGGTGCAGTTCCTGCTGGCGGTCACGGTGGGCGGGCGCAAGTCTCGGCTGGGGCCGATCCTCGGCGCGGTCATCATCGTGTTCCTGCCGAACCTGCTGTCCGACATCGAGCTGTTCCGCTACATCGCCGGCACCATCGCGCTCATCGCCGTCATCGCCGGCGCGCGGGTCTTCGTGAAGGATCCGGAGAACCGCGTGCGCAACGCCATTCCCGTGGTGCTGTGCCTCGCCTTCTTCGTCTTCTCGATGCTGCTGCAGAAGATCACCGACTACAAGCTCGCCGTCTTCGGCGTGATGATCCTGTTCGTGGTCTATTATCTGCCGGACGGCATCGTCGGCTTCCTGAAGCGCGCCGCCGCACAGCTCTGGCCGAGCCTCGTGCAGTCCCACGCCGTCATCCACGCCGACACCCACGGCAAGGCGGTCACCGCCTCCCACGAAGGCCATTCGGGCGTGCTGCTCCACGTGGACAATGTGGTGATGCAGTTCGGCGGCCTGCGGGCGCTGGATCAGGTCTCCATCGAGGTGAAGCCCGGCACCATCCACGGCCTCATCGGGCCGAACGGCTCGGGCAAGAGCACCATGATGAACGTGCTCACCGGCATCTATGTGCCCACGGCCGGCGCCGTCCGGTTCAAGGGGCAGGACATGGCCGGCAAGACCTCTTCCGACATCGCCAGCGAGGGCATCGCCCGCACCTTCCAGAACGTGCAGCTCTTCGCCGAGCTGACCCTGATCGAGAACGTGCTGGTGGGCCTCCACCACACCTATCAGGCGACCTTCGCCGAGGTGGCGCTGGGCCTGCCGCGCATAAGGCGGGAGGAGAAGGCGGCGCGCGAGCGGGCCATGAGCCTCCTCGCCTTCGTCGGCCTCTCGGACCTCGCCAACGAGGAGGCGCGCAACCTGCCGTATGGTAAGCAGCGCCTGCTGGAGATCGCCCGCGCACTGGCCCTCGATCCCGCCCTCCTGCTGCTCGACGAGCCCGCCGCCGGCCTCACCGCGCCGGACATCAAGCACCTCGTGGAGATCATCAAGAAGGTGCGCCACGCGGGGCTCACCATCGTGCTCATCGAGCATCACATGGATGTGGTGATGGGCCTGTGCGACACGGTGACGGTGCTGGACTTCGGCCAGAAGATCGCCGAGGGCAAGCCAGCCGAGGTGCAGGCCAACGAGCGCGTCATCGAGGCCTATCTCGGCGGCGCCGCCGCTGCGGCGGAATGA
- a CDS encoding ABC transporter ATP-binding protein, with product MLEVNDLVAGYGKVKVLHGLSLKVEEGRLVTLIGSNGAGKTTTLRAISGMIVPESGTVRLGGEDLTGQPSFKITKKGLAHSPEGRRVFPTQSVKDNLLLGAFPRLTGARERGDVEGDLDRMFTLFPRLAERRAQLAGTLSGGEQQMLAMARALMLNPRVLLLDEPSMGLAPRLVAEVFATIARLKEQKITMLLVEQFAAAALEVADFGYVLENGRVAAKGPAEALRNDSAVRAAYLGHAH from the coding sequence ATGCTCGAAGTGAACGATCTCGTCGCCGGCTACGGCAAGGTGAAGGTGCTGCACGGCCTCTCCCTCAAGGTGGAGGAAGGCCGGCTCGTCACCCTCATCGGCTCCAACGGCGCCGGCAAGACGACGACGCTGCGCGCCATCTCCGGCATGATCGTGCCGGAATCGGGCACGGTGCGGCTAGGGGGCGAAGACCTCACCGGCCAGCCCTCCTTCAAGATCACCAAGAAGGGCCTCGCCCACTCGCCCGAGGGGCGGCGCGTGTTCCCCACCCAGAGCGTGAAGGACAACCTTCTGCTCGGCGCCTTCCCCCGCCTCACGGGGGCGCGGGAGCGCGGCGACGTGGAGGGCGACCTCGACCGCATGTTCACGCTCTTCCCGCGCCTCGCCGAGCGCCGCGCCCAGCTTGCCGGCACCCTCTCCGGCGGCGAGCAGCAGATGCTCGCCATGGCCCGCGCGCTGATGCTGAACCCGCGCGTGCTGCTCCTGGACGAGCCCTCCATGGGCCTCGCCCCGCGCCTCGTGGCGGAGGTGTTCGCCACCATCGCGCGGCTCAAGGAGCAGAAGATCACCATGCTGCTGGTGGAGCAGTTCGCCGCCGCCGCGCTGGAGGTGGCCGATTTCGGCTATGTGCTGGAGAACGGTCGCGTCGCCGCCAAGGGTCCGGCGGAAGCGCTGCGCAACGACAGCGCGGTGCGCGCCGCCTATCTCGGACACGCCCACTGA
- a CDS encoding K(+)-transporting ATPase subunit F: MTLDFALGGLITIGLLFYLTLALLKPERF; the protein is encoded by the coding sequence ATGACCCTAGACTTCGCATTGGGAGGCCTCATCACGATAGGCCTCCTCTTCTACCTCACCCTCGCGTTGCTGAAGCCCGAGCGGTTCTGA